Proteins found in one Paenibacillus borealis genomic segment:
- a CDS encoding methionine ABC transporter ATP-binding protein produces MIVVKELNKSYATRDGKVSALQDINLSIKKGEIFGIIGASGAGKSTLIRCLNRLEQPDSGSVEVAGTNITELKGKELRLARRRIGMIFQQFNLLEAKTVYGNVAFPLRVAGFSKQETRERVHDILELVGLSDKLNVYPSQLSGGQKQRVGIARALAAQPDVLLSDEATSALDPQTTYSILELLQEINRKLNLTIVLITHEMDVLRHICVNAAVIEGGRIVENGPVEQLFYRPESETAKQFVNIFNYYKDANGAEKAVILR; encoded by the coding sequence ATGATTGTTGTTAAAGAGTTGAACAAGAGCTACGCTACCCGGGACGGCAAGGTATCCGCTCTGCAGGATATTAATCTGAGCATTAAGAAAGGTGAGATCTTCGGAATTATCGGTGCAAGCGGCGCCGGCAAGTCTACCCTGATCCGCTGTCTCAACCGTCTGGAGCAGCCGGATTCCGGGAGCGTGGAGGTAGCGGGCACGAACATAACAGAGCTTAAGGGCAAGGAGCTGCGGCTCGCCCGCCGCCGGATCGGGATGATCTTTCAGCAGTTCAATCTGCTGGAGGCCAAGACAGTATACGGAAATGTCGCTTTTCCGCTTAGAGTCGCAGGATTTTCCAAGCAGGAGACCCGTGAGCGCGTGCATGACATTCTGGAGCTCGTCGGGTTAAGCGATAAGCTTAATGTATACCCGTCGCAGCTGAGCGGCGGCCAGAAGCAGCGGGTGGGGATCGCCCGGGCGCTGGCCGCTCAGCCTGATGTGCTCCTCTCCGATGAGGCCACCTCGGCACTTGATCCGCAGACGACGTATTCGATCCTTGAGCTGCTGCAGGAGATCAACCGGAAGCTGAATCTGACCATCGTGCTGATCACGCATGAAATGGATGTATTGCGCCATATCTGTGTCAATGCCGCTGTTATCGAGGGCGGGCGGATCGTGGAGAACGGACCGGTTGAGCAGCTGTTCTACCGTCCGGAGAGCGAGACGGCTAAGCAGTTTGTGAATATATTCAACTACTACAAGGATGCCAATGGAGCAGAAAAGGCGGTCATTCTACGATGA
- the preA gene encoding NAD-dependent dihydropyrimidine dehydrogenase subunit PreA, translated as MADLSIDFAGIKSPNPFWLASAPPTNTGYQVQRAFEAGWGGAVWKTLGEPVINTSSRFAAVHFGGQRVAGFNNIELITDRPLEVNLKEIYETKKRFPNNTIIASLMVEPKQEKWHEIVKRVEAVGVDGLELNFGCPHGMAERGMGAASGQQPDLVQAQTAWVKEVATTPVIVKMTPNITDITVVARHAVKGGADAISLINTINSLAGVDIHSWNTIPNVGGQGAHGGYCGPAVKPIALSMVAECARDRAVGVPISGIGGISTWQDVVEFMLMGSTGIQVCTAVMHHGFRIVEEMIDGLNNYLDEKGLASVMELVGKSVPKYSNWGDLDLNYKVVARINEDNCINCNKCHIACEDASHQCIDMLTNAEGKAILQVREEDCVGCNLCSIVCPADGAIDMVALDSGVAPMTWNQRNQVISGLNGSYSEAEVG; from the coding sequence ATGGCAGATCTCAGTATTGATTTTGCAGGAATCAAGTCACCGAATCCGTTCTGGCTGGCCTCGGCACCGCCTACCAATACAGGCTATCAGGTGCAGCGTGCATTCGAAGCGGGCTGGGGAGGCGCGGTGTGGAAAACGCTGGGCGAGCCGGTCATTAACACCTCCTCGCGGTTTGCCGCCGTTCATTTTGGCGGGCAGCGTGTAGCGGGCTTCAATAATATCGAGCTCATTACCGACCGTCCGCTGGAGGTCAACCTCAAGGAAATCTATGAGACGAAGAAAAGATTCCCCAACAACACGATTATCGCCTCCCTGATGGTAGAGCCCAAGCAGGAAAAGTGGCATGAAATTGTCAAGCGCGTCGAAGCGGTCGGTGTAGACGGCCTTGAGCTTAACTTCGGCTGTCCGCACGGTATGGCCGAGCGGGGAATGGGCGCAGCTTCCGGCCAGCAGCCTGATCTGGTGCAGGCGCAGACCGCCTGGGTCAAGGAAGTGGCGACAACGCCTGTTATTGTGAAGATGACACCGAATATCACCGACATCACGGTCGTTGCCCGGCATGCCGTCAAGGGCGGAGCGGATGCGATCAGCCTGATCAATACGATCAACAGCCTTGCCGGAGTCGATATCCACAGCTGGAACACGATTCCGAATGTCGGCGGCCAGGGGGCGCACGGCGGCTACTGCGGCCCGGCGGTGAAGCCGATTGCCCTCAGCATGGTGGCGGAGTGTGCGCGTGACCGCGCAGTCGGTGTTCCGATTTCCGGAATCGGAGGCATCTCCACCTGGCAGGATGTCGTAGAGTTCATGCTGATGGGCTCCACCGGGATTCAGGTCTGTACGGCGGTTATGCATCACGGCTTCCGGATCGTGGAGGAGATGATTGACGGTCTGAATAATTACCTGGATGAGAAGGGCCTGGCTTCAGTGATGGAACTGGTCGGCAAATCGGTGCCCAAGTATTCCAACTGGGGCGATCTCGACCTTAACTATAAAGTGGTTGCCCGGATTAACGAGGATAACTGCATCAACTGCAATAAATGCCATATTGCCTGTGAAGACGCCTCGCATCAATGTATCGATATGCTGACGAATGCTGAGGGTAAGGCGATTCTGCAGGTGCGTGAGGAAGACTGCGTAGGCTGTAATTTATGTTCCATTGTCTGCCCGGCAGACGGTGCGATTGATATGGTTGCACTGGATAGCGGTGTGGCGCCGATGACCTGGAATCAGCGCAATCAGGTCATTAGCGGCTTAAACGGTTCTTATTCGGAAGCGGAGGTGGGTTAA
- a CDS encoding methionine ABC transporter permease → MKEDMVELLWGGLLQTLYMVAWSSVFALILGALLGITLVVTEKGGVLPVPRLNRVISTAINGIRSIPFIILIVLLLPLARLIVGTSLGPTAAIVSLSIGAAPFLGRIIESALREVEPGKIEAAKSVGAHPLTIITQVIVPEALPALVRGVTIAVISITEFTAVAGAIGAGGLGSLAIRFGYQRFRTDVLLGTVLLIILIVQVLQWSGDYIAGSIDRKRCKSG, encoded by the coding sequence ATGAAAGAGGATATGGTAGAGCTTCTGTGGGGCGGCCTGCTGCAGACGCTGTATATGGTGGCCTGGTCTTCTGTATTTGCCCTTATTCTGGGGGCGCTGCTGGGTATAACGCTGGTGGTCACGGAGAAAGGGGGAGTACTTCCCGTTCCCCGGCTGAACAGGGTGATCAGCACGGCAATTAACGGGATACGCTCCATTCCGTTTATTATTCTTATTGTGCTGCTGCTGCCTCTGGCCCGGCTGATTGTCGGAACCTCGCTCGGCCCGACAGCGGCGATTGTATCCTTATCCATCGGGGCGGCTCCGTTCCTGGGGAGAATTATCGAGAGTGCGCTGCGGGAAGTGGAGCCGGGAAAGATTGAAGCAGCCAAATCGGTAGGTGCCCATCCCTTAACGATTATTACACAAGTCATTGTTCCCGAGGCGCTGCCTGCACTGGTACGCGGGGTTACGATTGCTGTAATCTCTATCACGGAATTTACGGCAGTTGCCGGGGCCATAGGTGCCGGAGGGCTGGGCAGCCTGGCGATCCGTTTCGGATACCAGCGTTTCCGCACGGACGTTCTTCTGGGGACTGTGCTGCTGATCATTCTAATCGTCCAGGTCCTGCAATGGAGCGGTGATTATATTGCCGGGTCTATCGACAGGAAACGCTGTAAAAGCGGATAA
- a CDS encoding GNAT family N-acetyltransferase, with product MLHSEIINLRATTLEDLDFVLDAEGAELNRRFIGQWSREQHTAALDNGDIMHLIVQDSAGERAGYVILTGIQDRNLTVCIKRIVIQTKGCGYGKMTLKLLSSWAFTHTDTHRLWLDVKDHNARAQHVYEGAGFKLEGTLRECVRTEEGFESLQVMSMLRHEYIYE from the coding sequence ATGCTGCATTCAGAAATTATAAATTTACGGGCAACGACCCTGGAAGATCTCGATTTTGTCCTGGATGCCGAAGGGGCAGAGCTAAACCGCCGGTTCATCGGCCAGTGGAGCAGGGAACAGCACACAGCAGCTTTGGATAACGGGGACATTATGCATCTGATTGTTCAAGACTCCGCCGGGGAACGGGCAGGGTACGTGATTCTCACGGGGATTCAGGACCGTAACCTCACGGTCTGTATCAAGCGGATTGTCATTCAGACCAAGGGCTGCGGCTATGGAAAAATGACGCTGAAGCTGCTGAGCAGCTGGGCCTTCACCCATACGGACACTCACCGGCTGTGGCTGGACGTCAAAGATCATAATGCCAGAGCACAGCATGTGTATGAGGGGGCCGGCTTCAAACTGGAAGGCACCCTGCGCGAGTGTGTACGGACTGAGGAAGGATTCGAATCGCTGCAGGTCATGTCTATGCTGCGGCATGAATACATATACGAATAG
- a CDS encoding PucR family transcriptional regulator, with the protein MDWELVFTIRDALKRPLFAEAELIGGRNGLNRAVRWVHVLESPSFDSLIHGEEMILTTGMSASSDLAASLSFMQNLIDKNAACLCIELGAYFSSIPQEMIDLAGHHDFPLIQFTRTVRFVDITLDLHSLIINRHHRMLQELESISREFHRLTLTSQGTLKVLQLLCKSTRTQIVYMQIQGKPLFFPALPPEEQQPLLNFFEAFSEEMEGVQPDAAPHIREYGHKTIALKPVGALDQTWAYILMVCNHKPQEFDCLLLDSASLSIAQELLRTRYMEERKLFSENLWVDELVGGRGQDDNRIKGLVGPDFNVVNELPYRVCLIEIENPRDVKWNSSENDWESITFHLSLILRSIFEKYSLRPLITLKNNRLTVIALDIQSKLPGKLRLQQALDALQHIRSDEKLKDLQLVTGVSKSHRGLKHAHAGYQEAVQALSLYSCYQKPVLFYEELGVFQLLLNLNDGKTLENFIRSYLGPLIDHDEAKGSELMLTLRVYLDHDGSKQIAARNLFIVRQSLYYRLDKITELLGEDFMQPENRISIQVALRAYQFLYPEKFSLPSSRSAQL; encoded by the coding sequence ATGGATTGGGAACTTGTATTTACGATCCGCGACGCGCTGAAGAGACCGCTGTTTGCGGAAGCTGAACTGATTGGAGGAAGAAACGGCCTGAACCGGGCGGTCCGCTGGGTACATGTGCTGGAGAGCCCAAGCTTCGACAGCCTGATTCACGGAGAAGAGATGATTCTGACCACGGGGATGAGCGCAAGCAGTGATTTAGCCGCTTCATTATCTTTTATGCAGAATTTGATCGATAAGAACGCCGCCTGTTTATGCATTGAGCTGGGTGCTTATTTCAGCTCGATTCCGCAGGAAATGATTGATCTGGCGGGCCATCATGACTTCCCGCTGATACAGTTCACCCGCACTGTGCGTTTCGTCGATATCACACTCGATCTGCATTCCCTCATCATCAACCGCCATCACCGCATGCTGCAGGAGCTGGAGAGCATCTCCCGAGAATTCCACCGTCTGACGCTGACTTCCCAGGGGACCCTTAAAGTACTGCAATTATTATGCAAAAGCACCCGCACACAGATTGTCTATATGCAGATTCAGGGTAAACCCCTGTTCTTCCCGGCTCTGCCGCCCGAGGAGCAACAGCCGCTGCTGAATTTCTTCGAGGCCTTCAGCGAAGAGATGGAGGGCGTCCAACCGGACGCCGCGCCGCATATCCGGGAATACGGCCATAAGACCATTGCCCTGAAACCAGTCGGAGCCTTGGACCAGACCTGGGCTTACATCCTGATGGTCTGCAATCATAAGCCGCAGGAATTCGACTGCCTGCTGCTGGACTCCGCCTCCCTGTCGATCGCGCAGGAGCTGCTGCGCACGCGGTATATGGAGGAACGCAAGCTTTTCTCCGAGAACCTGTGGGTGGATGAGCTCGTGGGCGGCCGCGGCCAGGATGATAACCGGATCAAAGGTCTGGTGGGCCCTGATTTCAACGTGGTTAACGAGCTGCCGTACCGCGTATGCCTGATCGAGATTGAGAACCCCCGCGATGTCAAATGGAACAGCTCGGAGAATGATTGGGAATCGATCACCTTCCACCTCTCCCTCATTCTGCGTTCGATCTTCGAGAAGTACTCCCTCCGTCCGCTGATTACACTCAAGAACAACCGGCTGACCGTCATCGCGCTGGATATCCAGTCCAAGCTGCCCGGCAAGCTGCGCCTGCAGCAGGCGCTCGATGCCCTGCAGCATATCCGCTCCGACGAGAAATTGAAGGACCTGCAGCTCGTTACCGGAGTCAGCAAGTCCCACAGAGGTCTGAAACATGCCCATGCCGGCTACCAGGAAGCCGTACAAGCGCTGTCTCTCTATTCTTGTTACCAGAAACCAGTCCTCTTCTATGAAGAGCTCGGCGTCTTCCAGCTGCTGCTGAACCTGAACGACGGCAAGACGCTGGAGAATTTCATCCGCAGCTATCTCGGCCCGCTGATTGACCACGATGAAGCCAAGGGCAGTGAGCTGATGCTGACGCTGCGCGTCTATCTCGACCACGACGGCTCGAAGCAGATTGCCGCCAGGAATCTGTTCATTGTACGGCAGTCACTCTACTACCGGCTGGACAAAATCACCGAGCTGCTCGGCGAGGACTTCATGCAGCCGGAGAACCGGATCTCAATCCAGGTGGCTCTGCGGGCCTACCAGTTCCTATACCCGGAGAAGTTCAGTCTGCCCAGCTCCCGTTCAGCACAGCTTTGA
- the hydA gene encoding dihydropyrimidinase → MKKIIKNGIIVTAADTYTGDVLIEEGVITGIGLNLESPGAEIVDASGCYVFPGGIDPHTHLDMPFGGTVTADDFETGTIAAAYGGTTTVIDFCLTTKGQPLQQAVDTWHNKSQDKAVIDYSFHLMVSELNDKVLGELPQIIEREGITSLKVFMAYKNTFQADDGVLYKTLQAAKREGALVMVHAENGDVIEYLVDQALAAGNTDPIYHALTRPPELEGEATGRAAYLTELTDSQLYVVHVTCAEAAWKIAEARKKGLRVYGETCPQYLVLDQSALEKPDFEGAKYVWSPPLREQWNQDVLWDALWSGTLQTIGSDQCSFNFKGQKDLGLGDFSKIPNGGPTIEDRFSVLYSEGVQKGRISLNKFVDIISTSSAKLFGLFPQKGTIAVGSDADIVIFDPTVERTLSAETHHMNVDYNAFEGMQVKGEPVSVLSRGEFVIRDKAFVGTAGAGQYLHRKRFEAEAPRPAKAEISGGVI, encoded by the coding sequence ATGAAGAAGATCATCAAGAACGGCATTATCGTCACAGCAGCGGATACTTATACAGGAGATGTACTGATTGAGGAAGGCGTAATTACCGGGATTGGCCTGAATCTTGAATCGCCGGGAGCAGAGATTGTCGATGCTTCCGGCTGTTACGTATTTCCTGGGGGGATTGACCCGCATACACATCTGGATATGCCTTTTGGCGGTACCGTCACTGCTGACGACTTCGAGACCGGCACGATTGCCGCCGCCTATGGCGGAACCACAACGGTTATCGACTTCTGCCTGACCACCAAGGGCCAGCCGCTGCAGCAGGCCGTCGACACCTGGCATAACAAATCGCAGGATAAAGCGGTCATTGACTACAGCTTCCACCTCATGGTGTCGGAGCTGAATGACAAGGTGCTTGGTGAGCTGCCGCAGATTATTGAGAGGGAAGGCATCACCTCGCTGAAGGTATTCATGGCCTACAAGAACACCTTCCAGGCTGATGACGGTGTGCTGTACAAGACGCTGCAGGCCGCGAAGCGCGAAGGTGCACTTGTAATGGTGCATGCCGAGAACGGCGATGTGATTGAGTATCTGGTGGATCAGGCGCTGGCCGCCGGCAATACCGATCCGATCTATCATGCGCTGACCCGGCCTCCCGAGCTGGAAGGCGAAGCTACCGGCCGGGCGGCGTATTTGACCGAGCTGACGGATTCGCAGCTCTATGTGGTGCATGTCACCTGCGCCGAAGCTGCCTGGAAGATCGCTGAAGCACGCAAAAAAGGGCTGCGCGTCTACGGCGAGACCTGCCCGCAGTATCTGGTGCTGGACCAGTCAGCGCTTGAGAAGCCGGATTTCGAGGGTGCGAAGTATGTCTGGTCTCCTCCGCTGCGCGAACAGTGGAACCAGGATGTGCTGTGGGATGCCCTCTGGAGCGGAACGCTGCAGACCATCGGCTCTGACCAATGCTCGTTTAACTTCAAGGGACAGAAGGATCTCGGGCTTGGTGACTTCTCGAAGATCCCGAACGGGGGACCAACCATCGAAGACCGGTTCAGCGTCCTCTACTCCGAGGGTGTGCAGAAGGGACGCATCTCGCTGAATAAGTTCGTGGATATCATCTCCACCTCCAGCGCCAAGCTGTTCGGCCTGTTCCCTCAGAAAGGTACAATTGCTGTAGGCAGTGACGCAGATATTGTCATCTTCGATCCTACGGTCGAAAGAACGCTCTCCGCTGAGACTCATCATATGAACGTGGATTATAATGCCTTTGAAGGGATGCAGGTTAAGGGGGAGCCGGTGTCTGTCCTTAGCCGCGGCGAATTCGTTATCCGCGACAAGGCGTTCGTCGGCACAGCTGGTGCGGGCCAATATTTGCACCGCAAGCGTTTCGAGGCGGAAGCGCCCCGTCCGGCCAAAGCGGAAATCAGCGGGGGAGTGATCTGA
- a CDS encoding NAD(P)-dependent oxidoreductase, with protein MEHASPLTFTPDMFMRNFAEAEPGLTRKGAIEESNRCLYCYDAPCIKACPTSINIPSFIKRIATDNLKGSAQTIMDSNPVGASCARVCPTEELCEGACVLNDASAPIQIGLLQRYATDWAISSGVQLFKAGSPNGKKAAVIGGGPAGLSAARELARAGFQVVIYEAKQLAGGLDTHGIVSFRLPQSISLWEVEQVEKLGVEIRTGMKVGVDISVEELKAGYDAIVLAAGMGYVPPLGIEGEKLSGVYDAIELVETTKTGIPTLELMGQRVAVIGAGNTAIDAATCSVRLGAANVKMVYRRTRTEMTAYDFEYEFAKQEGVEFNWLTLPKRIVGDELGNVTGLECVQMKLTGEAGPDGRLAPMPVEGSEFILPVDAVVVAIGQKRRIDLIEALGLEHDRGVVKIDGKTGRTSDPQIYAAGDIVFGSGAGEAMVVSAAQQGKDAAYAIVKQMSGHQDSVVGSAV; from the coding sequence ATGGAGCATGCTTCACCGTTAACATTCACACCTGATATGTTCATGCGCAATTTTGCCGAGGCTGAGCCGGGACTTACCCGCAAAGGTGCAATCGAGGAATCCAACCGCTGTCTGTATTGTTATGATGCGCCATGTATTAAGGCCTGTCCGACCAGCATTAATATCCCTTCCTTCATCAAAAGAATCGCTACCGATAACCTGAAGGGCTCGGCGCAGACCATTATGGATTCCAATCCGGTAGGCGCCAGCTGCGCCCGGGTATGTCCGACTGAGGAGCTGTGCGAAGGCGCCTGTGTCCTGAATGATGCTTCGGCGCCGATTCAGATTGGCCTGCTGCAGCGTTATGCCACCGACTGGGCTATCAGCAGCGGGGTCCAGTTATTCAAGGCTGGCAGTCCAAACGGCAAAAAAGCCGCCGTGATCGGCGGCGGTCCGGCAGGGCTGTCCGCAGCCAGGGAGCTGGCACGCGCGGGCTTCCAGGTCGTGATTTATGAAGCGAAGCAGCTGGCAGGGGGCCTGGATACCCACGGGATTGTCTCGTTCCGGCTGCCGCAGTCCATCTCCCTGTGGGAAGTAGAGCAGGTAGAGAAGCTTGGCGTAGAAATCCGCACCGGAATGAAGGTAGGAGTGGATATCTCTGTAGAAGAGCTGAAGGCCGGATATGATGCCATTGTGCTGGCTGCAGGCATGGGGTACGTTCCTCCGCTGGGCATTGAAGGCGAGAAGCTGTCCGGTGTCTACGATGCGATAGAGCTGGTAGAAACTACGAAGACAGGCATCCCTACCCTGGAGCTGATGGGCCAGCGCGTTGCTGTCATCGGTGCAGGCAACACGGCTATCGATGCGGCCACCTGCTCCGTGCGGCTTGGCGCAGCGAATGTGAAGATGGTCTACCGCCGGACCCGCACGGAGATGACGGCGTATGACTTCGAATATGAATTCGCCAAGCAGGAAGGTGTGGAGTTCAACTGGCTGACCCTGCCGAAGCGGATTGTCGGGGACGAGCTCGGCAATGTGACCGGGCTGGAATGTGTGCAGATGAAGCTGACGGGCGAAGCCGGCCCGGACGGCCGCCTCGCGCCAATGCCAGTGGAGGGATCCGAATTCATCCTGCCCGTGGACGCGGTGGTCGTGGCTATCGGGCAGAAGCGGCGGATTGACCTGATTGAGGCGCTGGGCCTGGAGCATGACCGGGGTGTAGTGAAGATCGACGGGAAGACCGGCCGCACCTCTGATCCGCAGATTTATGCCGCGGGTGATATCGTCTTCGGATCCGGTGCAGGTGAAGCGATGGTCGTCTCCGCCGCCCAGCAGGGCAAGGATGCCGCCTATGCGATTGTGAAGCAAATGTCGGGCCATCAGGATAGTGTGGTTGGCTCTGCGGTATAG
- a CDS encoding MetQ/NlpA family ABC transporter substrate-binding protein: MKKQASSVLVALAIVLAGVLAGCGSDKGNDGAAAAEGSSDGKAGKEITLKVGAAAVPHAEILEFIKPALKEEGINLEIVTLDDEGQLNPALQEKQIDANYFQHVPYLDSIKEEKGYDFAVTAKVHVEPIGFYSGKLKSKEELKDGAKIGIPNNPSNEYRALVLLQQQGLIKLKDGLTTYEATPKDIADNPHNFEFVEADAATLPRALPDLDGAVINTNIVLESGIDPESALFREDANSPYANIIVVRSGDENRDEIKKLDAALTSPDVKKFIEDKYGVAVVPAF, from the coding sequence GTGAAGAAACAAGCAAGCAGCGTACTGGTCGCATTGGCGATTGTTCTGGCGGGGGTGCTCGCAGGCTGCGGTTCTGACAAGGGGAATGACGGGGCAGCAGCGGCAGAGGGTTCTTCGGACGGCAAGGCAGGCAAAGAGATTACACTCAAGGTGGGGGCGGCAGCCGTTCCGCATGCCGAAATTCTGGAGTTTATCAAACCAGCGCTGAAGGAAGAGGGAATCAATCTGGAGATCGTTACACTTGACGATGAAGGCCAGCTGAATCCGGCACTGCAGGAGAAGCAGATTGATGCGAACTATTTTCAGCATGTGCCTTATCTTGATTCGATTAAGGAAGAGAAGGGCTACGACTTTGCCGTGACTGCCAAGGTGCATGTGGAGCCGATTGGATTCTACTCCGGGAAGCTGAAGTCGAAGGAGGAGCTCAAGGACGGGGCCAAGATCGGGATTCCGAACAACCCTTCTAATGAATACCGGGCACTTGTCCTGCTGCAGCAGCAGGGATTGATTAAACTGAAGGACGGATTGACCACGTATGAGGCCACGCCGAAGGATATCGCTGACAATCCGCATAACTTCGAATTCGTAGAAGCCGACGCCGCTACACTGCCGCGGGCCCTTCCTGATCTGGATGGTGCGGTCATCAACACGAATATCGTGCTTGAATCGGGGATAGATCCTGAGTCGGCGCTGTTCCGTGAGGATGCCAATTCACCTTATGCCAATATTATCGTGGTGCGCAGCGGGGATGAGAACAGGGACGAGATTAAGAAGCTGGATGCGGCACTCACCAGTCCCGACGTCAAGAAGTTTATTGAAGACAAATATGGAGTGGCGGTAGTTCCGGCATTCTAA